GTCTTTGTGCCTTTGTGGTAAAAAATTTTCAACCACAAAGTCACCAAGACGCAAAGATTAAGATTCTGCCGTTGGGTGTAATATACTCACAAATATTTCTGCAACAACAACCCCAACTTCTCCTTCGTCTGTGTCGGCGCTTTATCCAACTGAGTTAAAATTGCATACTTCAAAGCCGAATGTGCATCACTAGGCGGTGGATTTTCACTCAAACGCCGTACAGTTTCTTGAATCGCTTTTTGAGCATTGACTGCATTACGTTGCAAATTACCAATCACCATTTCCACTGTCACACTATCGTGGTCTGGATGCCAACAATCGTAATCTGTCACCAGCGCTAAAGTTGCATAGGCAATTTCTGCTTCCCTGGCTAACTTCGCCTCTGGCAAATTCGTCATCCCAATTATTGTTGCACCCCAACTGCGGTAAAGATGCGATTCTGCCTTAGTGGAAAATGCCGGGCCTTCCATGCATACATAAGTGCCACCGCGATGTAGAGTCACTTCTGGTAAATTCAGAGAAGCGATCGCATCTCCTACTACCCCAGCTAAATTTTGACAAATCGGTTCACCAAAAGCAATATGAGCCACAATGCCTTCACCAAAAAAGGTAGAAACTCTATTTTTCGTTCTGTCAATAAACTGATCTGGTACCACCATATCCAGTGGTTTAGCCTCTTCCTTCAAAGAACCCACAGCACTGGCTGAGATTAAATACTCTACACCGAGTTGCTTCATTGCATAGATGTTGGCACGAAACGGTACCTCTGAAGGCAATAAAGTATGATTACGACCATGACGTGCTAAAAAAGCTACTCTAGTCTCATCTAAAGTTCCCAAAATTAAAGCATCAGAAGGTAAACCAAAAGGCGTTTGGACTTGCACCTCTTCTACATCTTTGAGGGCATCCATTTTGTATAAACCGCTGCCACCAATAATCCCAATTTTAGCTTGAGTCATAATTCTTAATCTATTGACTGTTGACTGTTAACTGTTGTGTCCATTTTTACCACAGCGAATGCAATCCTCTGGTTGCTCCTCATAATTGAGCATCTCGTCAGAAATAATTATCTACCGCTGTGCATTGCTTGTGCAAATATAGCGGTTCTCAGTTGTGTGAAGTACATTTTTCGACCTCACCCCCAACCCCTCATATCATGTCCGCTCAATTACCCTTAATATCCGCGCTTACCCCACCCCGCCAAAGCGATGCTTTGTCTCCCCTCCCCGTGAACGGGGAGGGGTTGGGGGTGGGGTGTTTTTATTATGAGCAATTTGCCAGACATGATATCACGCCACTTGCGCTTTGTCTGTCGGGCGTTGCCCGCTCTTCGCAGTGGCTCTCCTTACCAAGGAGAGGGGAGTGTTTGCGCGCTTCAAATACGGGGTGAGGTTGCGACTGTATTGCAACGAAGTGAGAACCGCTATATTTCCCACTGGACGCAACCAATTTGTAAGTCTGACTTTTCACGGTATCTGGAAAACCCCGCTTCCATTCCTCTCCCCTACAAGGAGAGAGGCTTTGATTTCTCCCCCTTCCCTCGTAGGGAAGGGGGCTGGGGGGTTAGGTCTAGCGTTAGCTTTTCCGCATGACGTGAAAAGTCAGATTTGTAAGTAATTACACAAAATTAAGGCGTTGCATAATAGAAGGATGAATTGAGGTCATCTACTGTGCAATGTCCATACTGTGAGTCTACGGAAATTAGAAAGAATGGAAAACGCAGAGGTAAACAAAATCACATCTGTACTAACTGCGATCGCCAATTTATTGATGTGTACGATCCGCCAAAAGGATACTCAGAGGAACTCAAACAAGAATGTTTAAAAATGTATCTTAATGGTATGGGTTTTCGTGGTATTGAACGGGTTAAAGGTGTACATCATACTACTATAATTTATTGGGTAAAACAAATAGGAAAAAAGCTGCCAGACGTACCAAAAGAAGATATTGTACCAGAAGTTGGAGAACTGGATGAATTAGAGACATTCATAGGTTCAAAAAAAACAAAATCTGGCTGTGGACAGCAGTAAATCACTTTACTCAAGGTATTTTAGCCTGGGTCTTAGGAGACCATAGTGCGGAAACATTTGAGCCATTATGGGAAATTGTGAAACAGTGGGAAAGCTATTTTTATGTGACCGATGGCTGGAAAGTTTACCCCAGTTTTATACCCGATGGAGACCAAATTGTGAGTAAAACATATATGACGCGAGTAGAAAATGAAAATACTCGATTGCGTCATTATCTTGCACGCCTTCACAGAAAAACTTTATGCTATTCCAAATCAGAACAAATGCTGAGACACTCAATTAAATTGTTACTTCATTATTTAAAGTATCAAATTGTACCTACATAAATTAATTCATCCCTTTATTCAGCAACGCCGGATATTAATTTGAGTGCCAAAAATTTTGCTGATGGGAAAGTTGATGCATTTTTTGGATATTCAGAAAGGCTTAATTTTATCTTAAAACAGGGAACAAGCACTAGAGATGTAAAAATAGCATCCGCACCTATAGGTGAAGGAAAGCATCCCATCTTATTTGTTGATGCCTTTGTTTTGCGTCAGGATTGCGAGAAAGCTTGTCAAAAAGCTGCTGCTCAGTTTGTGAAGTATATCAATGCACCTCAAACTCATGAATGGATTTTGATGAGTCAAGACGCTGGTAAAAAAGCCATTCCGAGATACTTGCTTCCAGCAACACTCAGCGCCTTTGAAACACCCAAAGTTAAGCTAGATCCATACTACAAAATTCTGAAGTCAGAAACAAAAAACGGCTTATCCTATCCTAGTTCTGGCTTTCCTGAAATTCGAGGACAAATGAGAGATAACATTGTTCAGGAACTTCAATAAACTAGTTCCCTGCTATATATGCAAGTTAAATGCAGAACAGCTGACAACTTTGATTAAATACTGTGTTAATGTAAAGGCATCTACACCTAATTCGGTGCGTTCTTGGGCTGCTAAGATACCCGCTTGCGAATGCCACCAAGCAGCAGTCGCTACTATATCTTCTACAGCAATTTGTTTAGTTGCTGCTTGTGCCAACAATCCACCCAGTAGCCCAGTTAACACATCACCACTACCGCCACGCGCCAAAGCTGGAGTACTTTCGGGATTTATCCAAACTAAACCTTGGGGGTTAGCGATCGCTGTCCTTGCTCCTTTCAACAATACCACAGCCCCAGTTTGTGCCGCTGCTTCTCTCACAGCTTTGACTCTATCTTGCTTGGGGTCGGCAATATCGGGAAACAACCGCTGAAATTCACCAGTATGGGGTGTAAGTATTGTTGTGGCTTGTCGCTTTTGTAAGGTGGGGGTAGTTCCCATTTGTGCCAGGATATTTAAACCATCAGCATCAAGAATTAAGCGACCATCGCTGGCTATTACCTGTTGCACAATGGAAGTAGCATCTGTGGTTAAACCAGGGCCAATAGCGATCGCATTAAACGAACTTAAATCAGTCTTTTGTGGTAATTGTAGTTGAGCGATCGCTCCAGTTTCCGTTTCTGGACAACCAACAATCAGCGCTTCTGGCAAATGTGACACCAAAAGAGGTTTCAAAGATTCTGGTACTGCAATTGAGAGCATTCCCACACCACTTGCTCGCGCCCCCAAAGCAGTTAAAATTGCACCACCAGCATAGCGACGCGAACCGCAAATCAAAAGTAAATGACCTTCCTTATACTTGTGGGTAACAGGTAGACGGGGTAGCGGTAGAGTAGCAAGTGCCGTTGCTGGTGTAATACGTTTAATTTGAGGTGCATTCCCCACAACAGCTTGCACATCAGCCAAAGGAATATCAAAATCAATTAACTCAGCTTTGCCGAGATCATCTAAAGCCTGGTCTTGTAACAAACCCAACTTCCACAAACCCAAGCAAAAGGTGTGAGTAGCGCGAATAGCAGTACCCAAAACCTCACCCGTATCAGTATGCAAACCCGAAGGCAAATCGATACTAATAATTGGCTGATTCCATTCATTAACTTGATTAATTGCAGCAGCGATAGAATCGGTGAGCCTTCTTTCTAAGCCATATCCAAACAAACCATCAACCAAAAAATCACAATCTGGCACTTGTGATATTTCCTGATAATATGGGATACCCAAACTCTGGGCATACTGTAAGTGCTGGGAGGTTAATTCCTTAAACTTAGAAAAAGGAGAATAAATCCAAACCTCATACCCACGAAAATATAGTTCACGGGCCACCACCAAAGCATCGCCCCCATTATGACCAGGGCCAACGAGAATTCCGACGCGGGTGCTTGAAAACGACAGGGGAGATGAGGGAGATGAGGGGGATGAGGGGGATGAGGGGGATGAGGGAGATGAGGAAGTAATTTCTCCCCCTGCTCCCCTGCTCCCCTGCACCCCTGCTCCCCTGCACCCCTGCACAAAAGCACCCTCTCGTCCAAACTTGGGATAGATTTCCTGAATGCGACCGGCAATAAGTCCCGCCACCTTTTCCATCAAAGCTGCTACAGGCATTCCACCGGCAAAGATACGCTCTTCAATATCCCGCATTTGCCCAGCAGTCACGACAACTTGTGAAATTTGTTCTTGTCTGTTTTCCATCAGTTTTCAGTTGCAAGTTAGCAGTTAGTTGTCAGTTGTTATTCTCCCCATCTCCCTCATCTCCCTGATTTCCCTCATCCCCCTCATCTCCCTCATCTCCCTCATCTCCCTCATCTCCTGCTCCCCCGCACCCCTGCTCCCCTGCTCCCCATCCCCCTGTCTTTTCACTCACTTTCCGTAGTAAACCCTAGCATCACCGAATCCCAAATTTTGCAGGCGGTTGTTCCATTCTTCTGCTTCTGTTCGCCGAGCAAAAGGCCCTACTGCTACGTGTGGCCCTCGCGGGGCTTGTCTTTGAAGTATAAACCCATACAACCCTGTACTTTGTCTGATTCTTTGTGCGATCGCAGGTAACTCTTCCGATTTAGCGGGAATAGCTACATAGTAGCTAGAACTTTGTCCCCTATAAACGTCTCTATCACCCCTATTAGGAGAATTAGGAGAATTAGGTATTTGTTGTCCGTTACCAAAGTTAACAATCTGTGCGCCATAAATCTGATATGACTCAAGTTGTCTAACCCGTTCTTGAGCGCCAGATAGTCTGCTAAAAACTCCTGACTGAATCACAGAACGACCTTGATATGGACGGATGTAAGCTCCAGGTTCAATCCGACGTACTTGTTGCAGGGTTTGGTTATTATAATTATCAACGTACACTAAGTAACGCTGAAAATTCTGGCCATATTGATTAAACTGCCCTGATTGCGACGGCACAAACTCCTGCACTGATTGAGAAGGCACAAACTCCTGCACTGATTGGGAAGGTTGCAACTGTGGTAAAGGCTGCTCCCCATAGGGTACCGTTTGGATATCTGGCGGTGGCGGTAAACTGTCAACTACTCTTTGCTGAGCTAGCAACAAATTGCTGTTGTAGATTTGCGCTTGTGCTGGAATTGATTGGGATAGCAGCGCCAAACCTCCCAACAATAAGGACACCATCTCAAATCTGATAAATTTACCCCGTATTTTGGACATAGTAAATTCTACGTAAAATCAATGTTTTCAGTCTCTATATCTCTCAAATGCTCAAGTAATGCTCACTTTGAGAGCGTACCATGCTCATAGAGATTAATTTATCCGTTTACTTTCTAAAATACTCCAACTATTACTTAAAGTAATCATCAATGTAAGCATGATTAAGGATACAACCAATAAAAAAGCACCCCCTTGAGGGATGCTGTAAACAAATGATCAAACGCTTACTTGATAGTGCTATTGGCTCAACAGATTAACTACCTCACTCAGGAGTAACTTGACCTTGTATAGGGTGTATAGCCTTTCTTGCTCATACCTGTCTGGGTACTCCATCCTTTTGCCTTCCTGCGAAAATCTAATCAACGCTATTTGTTCAGTAGTTGGTTCACTGATCTCATCAAGTGCTTCCCCAATACTTTGAATACTTCCAAAGCTCGGTGATTTTATTCCTCTGCCTTGTCTAATTTGGTGTAAAGCTAATCCTGGGAATGCCATTAAAGAGGTGATTAAGCTATTTTTGTACCCTGCATTTCCTGTTGGCTTGATGCTGTATCGTAAGCACAACGCTTTTAACTCTTGAAGCGTCATCGCTTCAAGTTCTGAACGTCTAAACATACAATAGAATTGCCTCTTGATAAAAGACGGTATCGGTGGGTAACAACTTTCCACGGATGTACCCACCGATTTAAATAGCCTATTCTAATGGTTTCATTGGTATCAACTAGTATTTATATTTCTCAACAATGCCTAATCCTAAAGGTAATCCACAAAATTTTGAACCAGCACAACCAAAGGGAGAGAAACCATTCACCGACCAATTAAGCTTTAGAGTCACCAAGGAAATGAAGGAAGAGGTAAAGGCACATAACGATCCCGCCGACTTCTGTAGACGTGCGATTCAGAAAGCGCTAGATGAAGAGAAAGGGAAATAGCCAGAGGTAAGTTGTATCTCCAAGCCCATACACAGTAACCGATTAAAATAGCCATTACAGCAGTTTTCATTTATTTAGATCACACTCTTGCGTTCTTATTTGCGCCTTTGCAACGCCAGTTGCTTCAAGTCGGCAGAGCCGCCCAACGCACTGGCTCGCCTTTGCGTGAAGCCAAAAAAATATGGTTCATTTACCTGAAAATAGCCATTAAGCAGTAAGACCGCTGTTTGAAGTTGTTGACTGACATTACCAGCCTGGTAACGCGAAAAAACCTCAAACAAACTGAAGTGCTTCACTACCAAGCCTTTGAGGAGATATATGCTAGAATTGGACAGTCACGAAGTTACCGTGTCACACTTGTATGAAAAGCCTCTAATTGCATACGGAGTTGAGCGTTACCGTTACAAAGGATTTTTAAATTTTTAATTCCTGAAGCGGTACTAGCCTAGCAAAATTTAAAGATATGAAAAAAGTCGTAGTTGGTCTTTCTGGTGGCGTTGACAGTTCTACCGCCGCTGCTATCCTACATAATCAGGGCGCCGAAGTGATTGGTCTGACCCTTTGGCTGATGAAAGGCAAAGGACAATGTTGCTCTGAAGGAATGATCGACGCGGCTTATATCTGTGAACAACTGGGAATTCCCCATCAGGTTGTGGATATTCGAGATGTCTTTCAGACAAATATTATTGATTATTTGGTAACTGGTTATAGCGCGGGAATCACGCCTTTGCCTTGCTCCCAGTGCAATAAAACAGTCAAGTTTGGGCCAATGGTACAATATGCCCGTGAACAACTGGGATGCGATCGCATTGCTACGGGTCATTATGCCCAAATTCGCTATGAGGAAGCTACTGGGCGTTACCAGTTGCTAAGAGCAGTTGACCGCAACAAAGACCAGTCATACTTCCTTTATGATTTGTCTCAGGATTTACTCGCTGCGTCTGTGTTTCCTCTGGGTGAACTGCAAAAAGCAGACACGCGCCGCATCGCTGCTGAATACGGACTGAAAACCGCTGATAAGCCAGAAAGCCAAGACTTGTGCTTAGTGGAAAGTAACGGTTCCATGCGGGCATTTTTGGATAAGTATCTAGCCCCCAAAAAAGGCGATATTGTGGATACCACAGGCAAAATTTTGGGACAGCATGATGGTATCCATCACTACACCATTGGTCAGCGTAAAGGGTTGGGTGTTGCAGCCCCCGAACCGCTGTATGTGATTGAATTAGATGCAGTCAATAATAAAGTGATAGTAGGCGATCGCACCAAGGCAACCCAACCAGAATGTACAGTTAATCGGGTAAACTGGGTTTCTATAGCTGAACCATCGACCCCGATTCATGCCGAAGTGCAAATTCGTTATCGTTCCGCCCCTGTACCAGTGACAGTTATACCTCTGGAAAACTCCCGTGTGCGCCTAGTGTTTGATGAACCCCAGTTCAGCATCACTCCCGGACAAGCTGCGGTGTGGTACGACGGGGATAAGGTATTAGGTGGCGGTATTATTGAACAATTTAGCTTAAACAGCAATTCATCTCGATGAATTGCTGGTGAGTTGACGACAGTCTCCCGACGGCAGTTGCTACAAGTCGGCAGAGCCGCCCAACGCACTGCCTCACCAATGCGATAGCAAGGGAGGGAGACATGGAGGAAACGAACAATCTTAATCTTCTGGTTGTTGCTGATTTTCAATGTATTTTCGTAGTGTTGAAACAGTAACACCACCGCAACTGGCAATAAAATAAGAACCGTTCCAAAAGACATCTTTACTGTAAAAAACTTTTAAATGTTCAGAAAATTCTTGCCTCAGTTTTCTAGAGGAAATTGCTTTTAAATTATTGACCAATTTGCTGAGTTCTAAATCAGGATGGTATTGAAAAAGAAGATGTACGTGATTATCTTCAGCGTTAAACTCAACAAGTTTAGAATTCCACTTTATTAATAACTCCTCAAAAACAGTATGTAGGACTTATCCAAGCAACCCAAATACACACCGAGTCTATGGACGTACAGTTAAAAAATTTGTGCGTAGACGAACAGCAGACGTGAAGTTTCGTTATGCTCAGTTGCTCATCTGGGGAAAGCAAAATCCTATCAATTTAGTTGCCGTAAGCGGATCTAGGCTACGGAGCGTAATCGAACGCGTTTAAACGCAACAACACCAAAAATTTAACGGACAATATATGTTATGGGCTTGAAAAAATTGCTTCAAACCCTTGCTAGAACTGGGTAAAGAGAAACATTTTACACAATCGATACGGTGTTTATGGGAAGACGCTAGACTGCTAAACAGATCCAAAAGGAGCTTCAGTTTGCTCAAGCACGAGAAGCTTATGTTCTTTTTGCGTTGGTATCTGTTGGATGTACAACCGCATCAGGTTCTGTCTATGAGGTCTACCATCTTGCAGGGATTCATAAATACTCGGCCATTTTCGGCGAAATACTGGGCTGAGGGAAAAGTCTGCCAGGCTGTAGGCATTGCCGGTTAACAACACAGCATCTGTCAACGGCTTTGTTGCATCACGAGCTTTTCCCAAATGTTTGTAAGCGGCTTGACGAAATGCTTTAAGTCTGGCAAGTTTCATTTTGCTAGCTGAGAGTTGGTAGTTCTTCTTTCAGTTTCTACCAATGGGGGGTGTATTCAATCACACTCCCTTTTTTCTTCTGAATCTAGCCGTTTTAGTCTAAACGCCAATATATATCGTGTCCGGTTAAAGACTTATCATTAAGACCGCTCTTGAGCAGGGGAGCAGGTGAGCAGCCGCGCGACTGCTGTCGCTTGACCCGACAGCCTTTGTAAGTGGCGTTGGGAACCCTCCTTGGAACTTTCTGCAAAATCCAAAATTGGTATTAGCTTTGTTCGCCAACCGAAATCAGATGTGAGATATTTTGATATCCATACCCTTGGGTAAATCCTCTATCTTCCAAGAGTAAAATAACTTTCCTCAGTTCATCTTCAAGTTGCTGCTGACTACCCAACTCAGCCAATAGCATTTTTTGAATGGGTTTAACAATCCGTCTAATTTGCTCTTGATTGAGTTCCTCATCTTTTGGATGTTCTGTGATGAAACTATGACTAATAAACAGTTCAGAACCTTCAATACTTTGACTTTTAATTACTTGGATAATTTCTAGTAAATTTTTTTGAACAAATCGCTTCGTAGTATACTTCAAAATCACTGGATCTAGTATATAGCGTATGGGAATATCTTCTATATTTTTAGCAATTAAAGAACGTCTTTCTATTAAATCATTTAAAGTTTGAAATAACTGATTATAAGATAAAAACTGTTTAATATCTTGTACTAGCTGATTCCAAGTAGCTGAATTGCGTCTGAGAGCTACCCAATATATTAGATTGATTTCATCTTTTTTGATTACTTTAAATTGCTGATCTAAAAAGTCAGTAATCACATCATCAACAAAAATCGATATATCCATAAATGGCGAAATTTCACCATCAAATACAGTATGAATCTGCGGTGTAATTCTTTTAAGTATCCACGGGTTACTATAACGCCTGCTAAATTCCTCTAATTCCCTATCTGTACCAGATAGACCTTCTGCTATTAAAATTTCTTTTGCTTCTTGGTAGGTTAAAGCTCCCAATTTTTTGCAACGAACTAATTGTCCCTCTAATATTTGGATATTAGGAGTTATTTTTCTACTTACTAATAATAAATTGCTTTTATGGGTATTTTTGGCAATTTTCTCTAAAAATAGGCTATATTTTGCATAATCTTCGCTATCAGCACCTGTGATTTCTTCCCAATTATCCAGTATTATTAAACATTTTTGTTCCTGTAAATACTGCATGATTTGAGAAATATCCCCTGATTCTTTTTCACCTTTAGATAGGAATTGTACTAGTTTTATCAGGATTTGTTCAAATGGAGGTGCTGATTCTAGAGAAAGCCAGATTAAGTAATCATATTTATCAGCAATTTTATCTACTAAATGGCGAATTAAGGCGCTTTTCCCAATTCCTCCTATTCCGTGAACAATAACTAACCGACAACGTTCTTGAGTCAGCCATTTCCGAAGTTCAGCTAACTCTTGGGTGCGACCATAAAAACTAGACAGAGGAGGTGCTTCGCTCAGGTTGATGCGGGATTCTACATCATTTTCTGCTATTTTTTCCCACTGTAAGTCTAACACTTGGCAAAAAGCTTTGAATGTAACAGCATTAATGGCTTGCCTTGCTTCCCGAAAGCGTTTCCAAGTTGCTAAAGCTACAGCGTATGTTTGGGTATTATCCCAATTTAGATGTGGTTCTAGAATTTTACTTGCTTCCCTAAGAAATATTTCATCCATATCCCAAGCCTTTTCAATCTTGCCTTGTAACTCAATTCTTTCCTTTCTGGCTTGTTCAATTTTTTTTCTTCTGGCTTCCTTAATGAGTGTTTTTCCTCTTTCAGAAACTTTGAGGGTTAAGCGTTGTCTTTTAGGCATAAATCCAAGGTTTTTGGAGAAAAAATCATATTGTTACAACAATAGGGAAGCTATTTATATAACAATAATTGCTGTTATCGGTTTGGTAGGGGTTGCAAAAGAGTAAAGCTATATGCATCGTTATTATCACTGTTTTGATTAACTTGTACTAAAACACCAACACCTTTGACTGGTTTGCGATCGTGTTCATCATTTTGACTTTGATTATTAAATTCTACGTTTCCTGTAGCACCTGGAGCAGAAAATGTCGTATCGTTTAACCTTCTGTATACATCTTGGCGGTTTGGATTATTAATTCCCTGATTTTTCAGATCATTCAAAGCTTTAATAAATGCTTGGGCTGCGTCGTAAGAAGTTATTGTTCTCCAAGTGATACTTCTTATCCATCCAATTTCTGTGGCTTTTTGTTTGAAGTTATCGTTAGCAAGATCTGGATGAGAAAATACAGCAACCACCATACCTTTAGCAGCTTCTTTAAGGTTTAATGTCTCTTGGTCATAGAGAACATCTCCTGCTAATATTTGAAACTGTTGATTGCCCAATTTAATAATCTTTCGTGCCTGGTCTATGGTTCTACGACTAGGAGCTAATATCAGCGCTTGTGCCTTTATATTCTTTGCTATTTGTATGCAAATTTCTGGTTTATCTGTTTGTAAATTACAATATTGAATATGGTTATTGGGATTTACTTGCTTAAGTATCAATTTGTCTGTAAATTCCTTTCTTAGGGATTTGCTATACGATTCACCAGGTTCATAAGCAATCAATGCTTTCCGCAGTCCCAGCCTATCCCACATATAGTCAGCCAAATCATTAGCAGCAAGGGAATCATTAGAAGCTGTACGAAAAACGTATGTATTTAAATTATCTGCTGGGGAAGAAAGATCCGGTTTCCTGATAGCGGTACTTGTGGGCGCAATGAAAACAAGTTTTTTTGTATCATCAAGTGTATCTGCTCCGTAAATTTTTCCTGCTTTCCAAGTGTTTATACTGCTATAATGACCAATAACTCCTAAAATTTGACTTGTATTAAAATAGCTGTCTCCTGGAATATCATTGTTGGAAATATGGGTAGCTACTTCTTGAACTATATCTCTTGTATTATTATTATCCTTTGAGATTAAAATTTGGAATAAAGGTTGATCTGCGTTTAAAGCTTGGGCAACACCTTGCAGTATTTCTAGTGCAATATTACGGTTTGCTTGGCCAGGGATAACAACTGCAATTGTTGGAAGATTGCCATTACGAGCTAAGGCAGTTTGAGCTACTTTGGAGTTGTAGTCATAAATCCATGTTTCTGGATCAATTTCACATTTGTTTTGGCTAAAGGCTGTTTGTTGAGCAGCTAGTTGAAATTGATCTTTGGCTGTGTTGAAATGCTTTGCAGCTTCTGGGAAATCTGCTCTGGCAAAGGCTTCCATTCCTTTTTTTTTGGAATTATAAGCTGCTAAGCATTCTTGATTATTGTAAAGTACTGCTGTGTTAGGAAGAATTAAAGCTTCTTCTCCTCTGCTAAAGTATTCGGCAAAAGGTGGTGATGGCGTTGCTGGAGTTGGTGTCAGCGTTGCTGGAGTTGTTTCGGCGATTGGTACTGGTGGTTTAGGCTTAAGTTGTGAACCTATACTAACAGCGATCGCTAGTCCTAACAAAGCTAAAGAAATTAAACTTATCCGCCAACGCCAGCGTCTAGGAATTCTTTTCAACCTATCGAGTAAGTTATCAAACAGAGTACGACGCTGTGTCTCATCAGCAAGAGCATCAAGAACTTCTTGAGCAGACTGGGGTCGCTCTTCTTGTCTGTATTTGAGCATTGAGTCTAAAACATTGGCAAAACGCTCGTTTCTCACATTTGTATGTTGTCTCCAATTTGAATTCAACAGCAATTCTCTAGGATTTCCGCCTCCTG
Above is a window of Nostoc sp. UHCC 0702 DNA encoding:
- a CDS encoding protein kinase translates to MDNNGSSMEVYCTRPNCNNPHNSIPEESLTSSSRTEICCSSCGMPLILQGHFVPLRLLVPDEERGGFGRTFLAEDINFPHRPLRVIKQLHPRNPSGRVLSPLELQRIEKFFQDEASILAELRHQQIPSAWDFFVVEVKEVTGSLQRFFYLVQDYIEGHNLAQELRQGRQFAEDEVVNILKEILKILQYIHNYDGTRIVIHRDIKPSNIMRRTRDGKLYLIDFGTVKQVVIEGLPANESTILGTPDFAPPEQFAGKRVSAASDLYSLAATCVCLLTGGGNPRELLLNSNWRQHTNVRNERFANVLDSMLKYRQEERPQSAQEVLDALADETQRRTLFDNLLDRLKRIPRRWRWRISLISLALLGLAIAVSIGSQLKPKPPVPIAETTPATLTPTPATPSPPFAEYFSRGEEALILPNTAVLYNNQECLAAYNSKKKGMEAFARADFPEAAKHFNTAKDQFQLAAQQTAFSQNKCEIDPETWIYDYNSKVAQTALARNGNLPTIAVVIPGQANRNIALEILQGVAQALNADQPLFQILISKDNNNTRDIVQEVATHISNNDIPGDSYFNTSQILGVIGHYSSINTWKAGKIYGADTLDDTKKLVFIAPTSTAIRKPDLSSPADNLNTYVFRTASNDSLAANDLADYMWDRLGLRKALIAYEPGESYSKSLRKEFTDKLILKQVNPNNHIQYCNLQTDKPEICIQIAKNIKAQALILAPSRRTIDQARKIIKLGNQQFQILAGDVLYDQETLNLKEAAKGMVVAVFSHPDLANDNFKQKATEIGWIRSITWRTITSYDAAQAFIKALNDLKNQGINNPNRQDVYRRLNDTTFSAPGATGNVEFNNQSQNDEHDRKPVKGVGVLVQVNQNSDNNDAYSFTLLQPLPNR
- a CDS encoding NAD(P)H-hydrate dehydratase; its protein translation is MQGCRGAGVQGSRGAGGEITSSSPSSPSSPSSPSSPSSPLSFSSTRVGILVGPGHNGGDALVVARELYFRGYEVWIYSPFSKFKELTSQHLQYAQSLGIPYYQEISQVPDCDFLVDGLFGYGLERRLTDSIAAAINQVNEWNQPIISIDLPSGLHTDTGEVLGTAIRATHTFCLGLWKLGLLQDQALDDLGKAELIDFDIPLADVQAVVGNAPQIKRITPATALATLPLPRLPVTHKYKEGHLLLICGSRRYAGGAILTALGARASGVGMLSIAVPESLKPLLVSHLPEALIVGCPETETGAIAQLQLPQKTDLSSFNAIAIGPGLTTDATSIVQQVIASDGRLILDADGLNILAQMGTTPTLQKRQATTILTPHTGEFQRLFPDIADPKQDRVKAVREAAAQTGAVVLLKGARTAIANPQGLVWINPESTPALARGGSGDVLTGLLGGLLAQAATKQIAVEDIVATAAWWHSQAGILAAQERTELGVDAFTLTQYLIKVVSCSAFNLHI
- the mnmA gene encoding tRNA 2-thiouridine(34) synthase MnmA, encoding MKKVVVGLSGGVDSSTAAAILHNQGAEVIGLTLWLMKGKGQCCSEGMIDAAYICEQLGIPHQVVDIRDVFQTNIIDYLVTGYSAGITPLPCSQCNKTVKFGPMVQYAREQLGCDRIATGHYAQIRYEEATGRYQLLRAVDRNKDQSYFLYDLSQDLLAASVFPLGELQKADTRRIAAEYGLKTADKPESQDLCLVESNGSMRAFLDKYLAPKKGDIVDTTGKILGQHDGIHHYTIGQRKGLGVAAPEPLYVIELDAVNNKVIVGDRTKATQPECTVNRVNWVSIAEPSTPIHAEVQIRYRSAPVPVTVIPLENSRVRLVFDEPQFSITPGQAAVWYDGDKVLGGGIIEQFSLNSNSSR
- a CDS encoding S-methyl-5'-thioadenosine phosphorylase, which produces MTQAKIGIIGGSGLYKMDALKDVEEVQVQTPFGLPSDALILGTLDETRVAFLARHGRNHTLLPSEVPFRANIYAMKQLGVEYLISASAVGSLKEEAKPLDMVVPDQFIDRTKNRVSTFFGEGIVAHIAFGEPICQNLAGVVGDAIASLNLPEVTLHRGGTYVCMEGPAFSTKAESHLYRSWGATIIGMTNLPEAKLAREAEIAYATLALVTDYDCWHPDHDSVTVEMVIGNLQRNAVNAQKAIQETVRRLSENPPPSDAHSALKYAILTQLDKAPTQTKEKLGLLLQKYL
- a CDS encoding NACHT domain-containing protein → MPKRQRLTLKVSERGKTLIKEARRKKIEQARKERIELQGKIEKAWDMDEIFLREASKILEPHLNWDNTQTYAVALATWKRFREARQAINAVTFKAFCQVLDLQWEKIAENDVESRINLSEAPPLSSFYGRTQELAELRKWLTQERCRLVIVHGIGGIGKSALIRHLVDKIADKYDYLIWLSLESAPPFEQILIKLVQFLSKGEKESGDISQIMQYLQEQKCLIILDNWEEITGADSEDYAKYSLFLEKIAKNTHKSNLLLVSRKITPNIQILEGQLVRCKKLGALTYQEAKEILIAEGLSGTDRELEEFSRRYSNPWILKRITPQIHTVFDGEISPFMDISIFVDDVITDFLDQQFKVIKKDEINLIYWVALRRNSATWNQLVQDIKQFLSYNQLFQTLNDLIERRSLIAKNIEDIPIRYILDPVILKYTTKRFVQKNLLEIIQVIKSQSIEGSELFISHSFITEHPKDEELNQEQIRRIVKPIQKMLLAELGSQQQLEDELRKVILLLEDRGFTQGYGYQNISHLISVGEQS
- a CDS encoding IS1 family transposase (programmed frameshift), yielding MQCPYCESTEIRKNGKRRGKQNHICTNCDRQFIDVYDPPKGYSEELKQECLKMYLNGMGFRGIERVKGVHHTTIIYWVKQIGKKLPDVPKEDIVPEVGELDELETFIGSKKTIWLWTAVNHFTQGILAWVLGDHSAETFEPLWEIVKQWESYFYVTDGWKVYPSFIPDGDQIVSKTYMTRVENENTRLRHYLARLHRKTLCYSKSEQMLRHSIKLLLHYLKYQIVPT